A window of Ranitomeya variabilis isolate aRanVar5 chromosome 2, aRanVar5.hap1, whole genome shotgun sequence contains these coding sequences:
- the FLNA gene encoding filamin-A isoform X2, which translates to MSSAHQRLTQSGAAAAAAVPGADPAEMPATEKDLAEDAPWKKIQQNTFTRWCNEHLKCVNKRIANLQADLSDGLRLIALLEVLSQKKMYRKYNQRPTFRQMQLENVSVALEFLDRENIKLVSIDSKAIVDGNLKLILGLIWTLILHYSISMPMWDEEEDEETKKQTPKQRLLGWIQNKLPQLPVTNFSRDWQSGKALGALVDSCAPGLCPDWDSWDTSKPVDNAREAMQQADDWLGIPQVITPEEIVDPNVDEHSVMTYLSQFPKAKLKPGAPLRPKLNPKKARAYGPGIEPTGNMVKKRAEFTVETISAGLGEVIVYVEDPAGHREEAKVTANNDKNRTFSVYYIPKVTGLHKVTVLFAGQHIAKSPFEVTVDKSHGDPSKVTAQGPGLEASGNIANKSTYFEIFTAGAGLGEVEVIIQDPNGKADTAEVQLEDKGSSTYRCTYKPTLEGIYTIYITFGGVQIPKSPYTVTIGEASNPSACHAVGRGLQPKGVRVKETADFKVYTKGAGSGELKVVIKGPKGAEERVKQKDLGDGVYYFEYCPTTPGNYIVTITWGGQNIPRSPFEVKVGTECGQQKVRAWGPGLEGGVVGKSADFVVEAIGDDVGTLGFSVEGPSQAKIECDDKGDGSCDVRYWPLEAGAYAVHVLCNNEDIKLSPFMAEIKAAPKDFYPEKVKAYGPGLEKSGLSINKPAEFTVDAKQGGKAPLKVFVQDSEGNPVDVTTKDNGNGTYSCSYLPKKPLKHTAMISWGGVNIPNSPFRMTIGAGSHPNKVKVYGPGVAKTGLKAHEPTYFTVDCTEAGQGDVSIGIKCAPGVVGPAEADIDFDIIRNDNDTFTVKYTPPGAGSYTIMVLFAGQATPMSPVRIKVDPSHDASKVKAEGPGLNKSGVEIGKPTHFTVNTKAAGKAKLDVNFTGPAKGDAVKDFEVIDNSDNSYTVKYTPVQQGNIGVNVTYGGDHIPKSPFPVNIGQTLDLSKIKVAGLGDKVEVGKDQEFTVKSKGAGGQGKVASKITGPSNKSVPCKVEPGLSPDNSTVKFIPREEGPYEVEVTYDGVPVPGSPFPVEAVPPTNPSKVKAYGPGLKGGSVGSSAPFTIDTKGAGQGGLGLTVEGPCEAKIECLDNGDGTCSVSYLPTEPGDYNINILFADTHIPGSPFKSKIEPSFDPTKVTCSGPGLEHAQVGEAGKFNVDCSNAGNAELTIEIISDTGMQAEVHIQDNGDGTYTITYIPLYPGIYTITIKYGGQMVPNFPSKLQVTPAVDTSGVKVFGPGVEGKGVFREATTDFNVDARALSKSGGPYVKTRVSNPSGNFTEAFVQDNGDGTYKVEYTPYEQGVHSVDVSYNGSPVPKSPFRVPVTEGCDPSRVRVHGPGIQSGTTNMPNKFTVETRGAGTGGLGLAVEGPSEAKMSCTDNKDGSCSVEYIPYEPGTYSLNVTYGGHQVPGSPFKVPVTDVIDSSKVKCSGPGLSPGLVRANVPQSFSVDTSKAGVAPLQVKVQGPKGVIEPVEIVDNGDGVQTVKYVPSREGPYNIAVLYGDEEVPRSPFKVKVLPTHDASKVKASGPGLNTTGVPASLPVEFTIDAKDAGEGLLAVQITDPEGKPKKATIRDNQDGTYTVSYVPDMTGRYTILIKYGGDEIPYSPYRIRAVPTGDASKCSVTGAGIGPTIQIGEETVITVDAKAAGKGKVTCTVCTPDGTEVDVDVVENEDGTFDIFYTAPQPGKYVICVRFGGEHIPNSPFQVTALDGEQMMPQQMAQQQLAPPYAYPGMQQPWATDRPVMGVNGLDVAGLRPFDLVIPFTIKKGEITGEVRMPSGKVAKPDITDNKDGTVTVRYAPTEAGLHEMDIKYDGIHIPGSPLQFYVDYVNSGHVTAYGPGLIHGTVNKPAAFTVNTKDAGEGGLSLAIEGPSKAEITCTDNQDGTCSVSYLPVLPGDYNILVKYNNKHIPGSPFVAKITGDDTMRMSQLKVGSSADIPLNITETDLTQLTATVTSPSGREEPCLLKRLRNGHIGISFVPKETGEHIVSIKKNGQHIPNSPITVMISQSEIGDASRVIVSGQGLTEGRTFEPAEFIIDTREAGYGGLSLSIEGPSKVDINTEDLEDGTCKVTYCPTEPGNYIINIKFSDQHVPGSPFSVKVTGEGRLKESITRRRTAPSVANIGSQCDLTLKIPEISILDMTAQVTSPSGKIHDAEIMEGDDNTYCIRFVPTEMGVHTVSVKYKGQHVPGSPFQFTVGPLGEGGAHKVRAGGPGLEKAEVGTPAEFSIWTREAGAGGLSIAVEGPSKAEIAFEDRKDGSCGVSYIAQEPGDYEVSVKFNDEHIPDSPFVVPVGSPSDDARRLTVSSLQESGLKVNQPASFAVSLNGAKGVLDAKVHSPSGALEECYVTEIDEDKYAVRFIPRENGLYLVDVKFNGSHIPGSPFKIRVGDPGQAGDPGMVSAYGPGLEGGTTGNAAEFIVNTTNAGAGALTVTIDGPSKVKMDCQECAEGYKVTYTPMAPGSYLISIKYGGPYHIVGSPFKAKVTGQRLVTSHSLHESSSVFVDSLTKSEAFTQQGALPRVSSDASKVVAKGLGLNKAFVGQKNSFTVDCSKAGNNMLLVGVHGPKTPCEEIVVKHLGNRLYNVTYLLKDKGDYILVVKWGDEHIPGSPYHVSVP; encoded by the exons aCAGCAAAGCCATTGTTGATGGAAACCTCAAGCTCATCCTGGGTCTTATCTGGACCCTTATTCTACATTATTCCATCTCTATGCCAATGTGGGAtgaagaagaggatgaagaaaccaAGAAACAGACACCAAAACAGAGGCTCTTGGGATGGATCCAGAACAAACTGCCCCAGCTGCCGGTCACAAACTTCAGCAGGGATTGGCAAAGCGGGAAAGCTCTGGGTGCCCTTGTTGACAGCTGCGCTCCTG gtctgtgccctgattgggaCTCTTGGGACACCAGCAAGCCTGTGGACAACGCACGTGAAGCCATGCAGCAGGCCGATGACTGGTTAGGAATTCCTCAG GTCATCACCCCTGAGGAAATAGTAGATCCAAATGTAGACGAGCACTCAGTCATGACCTACCTGTCTCAGTTCCCAAAAGCCAAGCTGAAGCCTGGAGCTCCACTCAGACCCAAGCTGAACCCCAAGAAAGCCAGAGCCTACGGGCCAG GTATTGAGCCAACTGGCAACATGGTGAAAAAGCGTGCGGAGTTCACTGTAGAGACCATCAGTGCTGGACTTGGAGAGGTCATTGTTTACGTGGAGGATCCTGCAGGTCACAGAGAAGAG gctaaagtGACTGCCAACAATGACAAGAACAGAACCTTCTCAGTCTACTATATTCCTAAAGTGACTGGTTTACACAAG GTTACTGTCCTTTTTGCTGGCCAGCATATTGCGAAGAGCCCGTTTGAGGTGACTGTGGACAAGTCTCATGGGGATCCAAGTAAAGTCACTGCACAAGgacctggtctggaggccagcggaAACATTGCAAACAAATCCACCTACTTTGAGATCTTCACTGCAG GTGCTGGTCTTGGAGAGGTAGAAGTGATCATTCAGGACCCAAATGGAAAGGCAGATACCGCAGAGGTGCAGCTAGAGGATAAGGGCAGCAGCACGTACCGTTGCACCTATAAACCCACCTTGGAAGGAATCTATACAATTTATATCACATTTGGGGGAGTGCAGATTCCAAAAAGCCCCTACACAGTCACAATTGGTGAAG CTTCAAATCCTAGCGCCTGCCACGCTGTGGGCCGCGGCTTGCAGCCAAAGGGGGTGCGTGTGAAGGAGACTGCAGACTTCAAGGTCTACACTAAAGGAGCCGGAAGTGGAGAACTCAAAGTTGTAATCAAGGGACCAA AGGGAGCTGAGGAACGTGTTAAGCAGAAGGACTTGGGAGATGGCGTCTATTATTTTGAATACTGTCCAACCACACCTGGAAACTACATAGTCACCATTACATGGGGAGGACAGAACATCCCAaggag TCCATTTGAGGTTAAGGTCGGCACCGAATGTGGCCAGCAGAAAGTACGAGCATGGGGACCCGGCTTAGAAGGAGGCGTTGTTGGAAAGTCAGCTGACTTTGTAGTGGAAGCGATTGGGGATGATGTGGGCACTCTAG GGTTTTCTGTAGAAGGGCCCTCACAAGCCAAGATTGAGTGTGATGATAAAGGCGATGGGTCTTGTGATGTGCGATACTGGCCCCTGGAAGCTGGAGCATACGCTGTACATGTGTTATGTAACAATGAAGATATAAAGCTGAGTCCATTCATGGCAGAGATCAAAGCGGCCCCCAAAGATTTCTATCCAGAGAAG GTGAAGGCGTATGGCCCTGGTCTGGAGAAGTCTGGACTGTCCATAAATAAACCGGCAGAGTTCACAGTGGATGCCAAGCAAGGAGGGAAGGCTCCCCTTAAAGTGTTTGTGCAG gATTCAGAAGGAAACCCTGTGGATGTTACCACTAAGGATAATGGCAATGGCACCTACAGCTGCAGCTATTTACCAAAGAAGCCATTGAAGCACACAGCCATGATATCCTGGGGTGGCGTGAACATTCCTAATAGTCCTTTCAGG ATGACCATTGGAGCTGGCAGCCACCCCAACAAGGTTAAAGTATATGGACCCGGTGTTGCCAAAACCGGCTTGAAAGCTCATGAACCTACATATTTTACTGTAGACTGTACAGAAGCTGGGCAAG GGGATGTGAGCATTGGAATCAAATGTGCTCCTGGAGTTGTGGGTCCAGCTGAAGCAGACATCGACTTTGACATAATCCGCAATGATAACGACACATTCACAGTGAAATACACCCCACCGGGGGCTGGAAGCTACACAATCATGGTTCTGTTTGCTGGCCAG GCCACACCAATGAGCCCCGTCCGTATCAAGGTTGATCCGTCTCACGATGCCAGTAAAGTGAAGGCTGAAGGGCCAGGACTGAACAAGAGTG gtgTAGAAATTGGCAAACCCACCCATTTCACAGTAAACACCAAAGCAGCTGGAAAGGCAAAACTAGATGTAAATTTTACAGGTCCGGCCAAAGGAGATGCTGTGAAGGACTTTGAAGTAATTGATAACTCTGACAACTCCTATACTGTCAAATATACTCCAGTGCAGCAG GGTAACATTGGTGTAAATGTGACCTATGGAGGAGACCATATTCCCAAGAGTCCGTTCCCTGTTAATATTGGTCAAACTCTGGACCTCAGCAAGATTAAAGTTGCTGGACTTGGTGACA AGGTGGAAGTTGGAAAAGACCAGGAATTCACGGTGAAATCTAAAGGTGCTGGAGGACAAGGCAAAGTGGCTTCAAAAATTACAGGCCCGTCCAACAAATCTGTTCCTTGCAAAGTAGAACCAGGTTTGAGTCCAGATAATAGTACTGTTAAGTTCATACCTCGGGAAGAAGGACCTTATGAAGTGGAGGTTACGTATGATGGAGTCCCAgttcctggtagtcctttccctgtTGAAGCTGTTCCACCAACTAATCCTTCAAAG GTTAAGGCTTATGGGCCTGGACTTAAAGGAGGCAGTGTCGGTTCTTCTGCCCCTTTCACCATTGATACTAAAGGTGCTGGCCAGGGAGGCCTTGGCTTGACTGTTGAAGGTCCATGTGAAGCAAAGATCGAGTGTCTGGACAATGGCGATGGAACCTGCTCTGTATCCTACTTGCCCACAGAACCTGGTGACTACAACATCAATATTCTTTTTGCTGACACCCATATACCTGGTTCTCCATTCAAGTCGAAGATTGAGCCTTCCTTTGACCCAACCAAGGTGACTTGTTCCGGCCCTGGCTTGGAACATGCCCAGGTTGGAGAAGCTGGCAAGTTCAATGTAGACTGTTCGAACGCTGGCAATGCAGAGTTGACTATCGAAATTATATCGGACACTGGCATGCAGGCTGAGGTACATATCCAAGACAATGGGGATGGAACCTATACAATTACATACATTCCACTTTACCCTGGAATCTATACCATAACTATCAAATATGGCGGCCAAATGGTGCCCAACTTCCCCAGCAAACTGCAAGTGACTCCAGCAGTTGATACATCTGGTGTGAAGGTGTTTGGACctggagtggaaggaaaag GAGTTTTTAGAGAAGCAACAACAGACTTCAATGTGGATGCCAGGGCTCTGTCCAAAAGTGGAGGACCATATGTTAAGACCAGGGTGTCCAATCCTTCTGGCAACTTCACTGAAGCCTTTGTACAGGATAATGGAGATGGCACATACAAAGTGGAGTATACTCCATATGAGCAAG GTGTTCACTCTGTAGATGTGTCCTACAATGGAAGTCCTGTACCCAAGAGTCCATTTAGGGTTCCCGTGACAGAAGGCTGTGACCCAAGCAGAGTCCGAGTCCATGGTCCTGGTATCCAGAGCGGAACAACAAACATGCCCAATAAGTTTACAGTGGAAACAAG GGGTGCTGGTACAGGGGGTCTGGGATTGGCTGTTGAAGGCCCATCAGAGGCAAAGATGTCTTGCACAGATAATAAAGATGGCAGCTGCTCTGTGGAATATATCCCATATGAGCCTGGCACTTACAGCCTTAATGTCACATATGGTGGACACCAGGTTCCAG GCAGTCCCTTCAAGGTTCCTGTTACTGATGTCATTGACAGCAGTAAGGTGAAGTGTTCGGGTCCAGGACTGAGCCCAGGACTTGTAAGGGCAAATGTTCCCCAATCCTTCAGTGTAGACACAAGCAAAGCTGGTGTTGCCCCACTGCAAGTGAAGGTCCAAGGCCCAAAAG GAGTTATCGAACCAGTGGAGATTGTTGACAATGGAGATGGAGTTCAGACCGTTAAATATGTTCCTAGCCGTGAAGGACCATACAACATTGCAGTTCTGTATGGAGATGAAGAAGTGCCACGCAG TCCATTCAAAGTAAAGGTTCTGCCCACTCATGATGCCAGTAAGGTAAAAGCTAGTGGCCCAGGATTGAACACAACAGGCGTCCCTGCCAGCCTACCTGTGGAGTTCACGATTGATGCCAAGGATGCTGGAGAGGGTCTTCTTGCTGTTCAGATAACA GATCCTGAAGGCAAACCCAAGAAAGCCACTATCCGTGACAACCAAGATGGAACCTATACTGTGTCCTACGTGCCTGATATGACTGGGCGCTACACTATTCTCATCAAATATGGCGGTGATGAGATCCCATATTCACCTTACCGCATCCGTGCTGTACCTACAGGCGATGCCAGTAAATGCAGTGTGACAG GTGCTGGCATCGGACCCACTATCCAGATTGGTGAAGAGACTGTAATAACAGTTGATGCCAAGGCAGCCGGCAAGGGTAAAGTGACGTGTACAGTGTGCACACCAGATGGCACAGAAGTGGATGTAGATGTTGTCGAAAATGAAGATGGTACTTTTGATATCTTCTACACTGCCCCCCAGCCTGGCAAATATGTTATTTGTGTGCGCTTTGGTGGGGAGCACATCCCGAACAGCCCCTTCCAAGTTACA GCTCTGGACGGCGAGCAAATGATGCCTCAGCAGATGGCTCAGCAGCAGTTAGCCCCACCTTACGCGTACCCGGGCATGCAGCAACCCTGG GCTACAGATCGCCCTGTGATGGGAGTGAATGGACTGGATGTTGCAGGCTTGAGACCGTTTGATTTGGTTATTCCCTTCACTATCAAGAAGGGAGAGATCACAG GAGAGGTGCGTATGCCTTCTGGGAAAGTGGCCAAACCCGACATCACTGATAACAAAGATGGAACCGTCACTGTCAGATACGCTCCTACAGAAGCCGGACTTCATGAGATGGACATCAAATATGATGGCATCCACATTCCTG GAAGCCCCCTGCAGTTCTATGTGGATTATGTGAACAGTGGCCATGTTACAGCCTATGGTCCAGGATTGATTCATGGCACAGTAAATAAGCCTGCAGCGTTCACCGTGAACACCAAAGATGCTGGTGAAG GTGGTTTGTCGCTGGCCATTGAAGGTCCGTCCAAAGCAGAGATTACCTGCACTGACAACCAGGATGGCACATGCTCAGTATCTTACCTTCCCGTCCTTCCTGGAGACTATAACATCCTGGTTAAGTACAACAACAAACACATCCCTGGCAGTCCTTTTGTTGCCAAAATCACAG GTGACGACACTATGCGCATGTCCCAACTTAAAGTTGGTTCTTCTGCGGATATCCCACTCAATATCACAGAGACTGATCTAACCCAGTTGACAGCCACAGTGACCTCTCCTTCTGGAAGGGAAGAACCATGTCTTCTCAAGAGGCTCCGCAATGGACATATAG GTATATCTTTCGTGCCAAAAGAGACTGGAGAACATATTGTTagcataaaaaaaaatggccaacacaTTCCTAACAGTCCAATCACTGTAATGATCAGCCAGTCAGAGATTGGTGATGCAAGTCGTGTGATTGTCTCTGGCCAAGGCCTGACTGAAGGAAGAACATTTGAGCCTGCAGAGTTCATTATTGACACTAGAGAAGCGG GTTACGGAGGTCTTAGCCTCTCCATTGAAGGTCCCAGTAAAGTAGATATCAACACAGAAGACTTAGAAGATGGAACGTGCAAAGTGACGTACTGTCCAACAGAGCCTGGAAATTATATCATCAACATAAAGTTTTCTGACCAGCATGTGCCAG GCAGTCCATTCTCTGTCAAAGTCACAGGTGAAGGAAGGTTAAAGGAGAGTATCACACGTAGAAGAACAGCGCCATCTGTGGCAAATATTGGAAGCCAGTGTGATCTTACCCTGAAAATACCTG AAATCAGCATTCTCGACATGACTGCTCAGGTCACAAGTCCATCTGGCAAGATTCACGATGCAGAAATAATGGAAGGAGATGACAACACTTATTGCATCAGATTTGTCCCTACTGAAATGGGTGTTCACACAGTCAGCGTCAAGTACAAGGGGCAGCATGTTCCTGGAAGTCCATTCCAGTTTACTGTGGGCCCCTTGGGTGAAGGTGGTGCACATAAAGTTCGGGCTGGTGGACCAGGCTTGGAGAAGGCAGAGGTTGGAACTCCAG CTGAGTTTAGTATTTGGACAAGAGAAGCTGGTGCTGGGGGTCTGTCTATTGCAGTAGAGGGGCCAAGCAAAGCAGAAATAGCTTTTGAAGATAGAAAAGATGGATCTTGTGGCGTTTCCTACATTGCCCAGGAGCCAG GCGATTATGAAGTCTCTGTCAAGTTCAACGACGAGCACATCCCGGACAGTCCGTTCGTTGTCCCAGTGGGTTCTCCATCTGACGATGCTCGCAGACTCACTGTTTCTAGTCTTCAG GAGTCAGGGTTAAAGGTCAACCAGCCAGCATCTTTTGCAGTAAGTCTTAATGGTGCCAAAGGAGTTTTAGATGCCAAAGTGCACAGTCCTTCAGGGGCACTGGAGGAGTGCTATGTGACGGAGATTGATGAAG ATAAATACGCTGTACGCTTCATTCCACGTGAGAACGGCTTGTACCTTGTTGACGTTAAGTTCAATGGTTCCCATATTCCTGGCAGTCCATTTAAAATTCGGGTGGGAGACCCAGGGCAAGCAGGAGACCCGGGGATGGTGTCAGCCTATGGCCCTGGATTAGAAGGTGGCACCACTG gAAATGCTGCAGAGTTCATTGTGAACACCACAAATGCAGGTGCTGGAGCGCTGACTGTGACAATCGATGGACCATCCAAGGTCAAAATGGATTGCCAGGAGTGTGCAGAGGGTTACAAAGTCACCTACACACCAATGGCTCCTGGTAGCTATCTGATCTCTATAAAATACGGTGGTCCTTATCATATTGTTGGAAGTCCCTTCAAAGCCAAAGTTACTG GGCAGCGCTTGGTGACAAGCCACAGTCTCCATGAGTCGTCTTCAGTCTTTGTAGATTCTTTAACAAAAAGTGAGGCCTTTACACAGCAAGGAGCCCTTCCAAGGGTGTCATCAGATGCAAGCAAAGTAGTCGCCAAAGGTCTTGGTTTGAACAAAGCCTTTGTCGGCCAGAAGAATTCATTCACAGTAGATTGCAGCAAAGCTG GTAACAATATGCTGCTTGTTGGGGTTCATGGACCAAAAACCCCATGTGAAGAAATTGTAGTGAAGCATCTTGGAAACCGGTTGTACAATGTTACTTACCTCTTGAAGGACAAGGGGGATTACATCTTGGTCGTCAAGTGGGGCGACGAGCACATTCCAGGCAGCCCTTACCATGTGTCTGTGCCTTAA